Below is a genomic region from Roseovarius arcticus.
CTCAACCTGCGTCGGCAGGTCCAGAACGGCATGGATCTGGTCACTGCTCAAGGCATCATGGCAAAGCGCGGGACTGACCAGCGCGACACCTAGGCCGGCAATCGCGGTGGTCTGGGCCAGGATCATCGAGTCGACGATAAACGCGGGCGCTTGGCGGCCCGAAACACTGAATTGCCGTGTCCAGCGGCTCCATCCATAGAGGGCGCCCACCGTTTCGATCAGTGGCAGCTTCCATAGATCATCAAAGTCGGCAACCGGCCCACTTAGCGCAGGCGCGCAAACCGGAACGAACCTGATAGGCATCAGTAATTTCGCTTTTGGTTTCATTTGCGCAGTGCGGCCGAAATGAATCTCGATGTCGGTTTTGCCTGTCAGATAATCATCTGGCCAAAGTGTGCTGGTTATCTGGACGGCAATATCAGGATGCGCAGCATGAAATCCCTTTAGTTGAGGAACCAGCCACAGCTGCGCAAAGGATGTCGTACATGATACCGAGACGGTTTTGCGCTCCCGCGCTGGTTGGAACATCTCGGTTCCCTTAATCAATTCATTGATGGCAGACGCGGCGAAAGGCACTAGGCGCCGTCCCGCATCCGTCAGGGTCAAACCTTAAGTCTTGCGGTCGAACAGCGCCTGACCCAGCCTATCCTCCAGCGTCCGCACCTGTTGGCTGACCGCCGATTGGGTCACATTCATCTCTTTGGCGGCAAGGGTAAAGCTCAGGTGACGGGCTGTCGCCTCGAACGCCCGAAAGCAAGAGAGTGGCGGCAAGGAACTGGTCATGCAAACCACGTTCAACATTAGCACTGCTAATGTCAATGAGTGCGGATCCATCGTTTGCTGCGGCGCCCTGCAAGACGCATTATTCTTTGTGTTGCGTCTTCCAATTTTCGATCAGTTCTACCCCAACCAAGGAGACAGACCATGCAGACAGTGAAGTTCCGTAAACTCATTGATGGCGATCGCGAAGACTACGAATTTCTCGAAGAATGCGAGATCACCTATGCATCGCAGGTCGGGACTCGTTTGTTGGAAACACTAGAAAAACTCGAATCCGCAATGTCGGGCTTTCAGGTGACGCGGCTAGAGCATTGCCTGCAAACGGCGAGCCGCGCATGGCGCGATGGCGCCGATACCGACTGGATCGTTAGTGCGTTGCTGCATGATATTGGTGACATTCATTCACCCTATGACCACGACGAGTATGCAGCGCTGATCCTTCGCCCCTTCGTGCGCGAGCAATGCAGTTGGACGGTCAAGCAACACGGCGAATTTCAGAAGTTTTACTACGCAGAGCAGATGGGTAAGGACCCGAACACGCGCGAGCGACATCGCGAAAATCCGTATTTTGACGATTGCGCGGTGTTTTGCGAACGCTAAGATCAGCGGGCGTTCGATCCCGAATACCAAACTCTGCCGCTGGATTTCTTTCGCTCGCACGTTGCGGAGGTTTTCGCCCGCGCTCCCTATGACAAGGCAGTGATCAGGCCAGGCGCGCGCATGCCACTTGTTGACCAGCGGGTAGCGAAATCGCGCCTTCAGGCGGCATGAGCACCTCAAACCCTTTAACTGATGGAGCGCAGGATGTTGGACAGAAAAATGAGCGGGCACACTATCGGCGCGTTTCACACCGTTGACGACCTTCTTGCAAATTGTATCGCCCCCGCCGAAAGGGCCAGTAGCCTACCGCCCACCTGCTACAGCGACGAGGCATTTCGGAAACGTGAGACCGCGGCAATCTTTCAACGTAAATGGATCGGCATTGGGCATGCGGGGCGTTTCAAAAAATCCGGTGATTACGAGGCGATCACCATTGCCGACGTCCCGCTGATTGTTTTGCGCGACAAAGTTGGAAAGCTGCGGGCCTTTGCCAATTCGTGCCGTCACCGCGGCGCGCGCCTGCTGGAGGGCGAAGGAAATTGCCGTGGCATCAAATGCCCGTTCCATTGCTGGAGTTATAAGCTGGATGGAACCCTCGTCGGCGTGCCTCATGCCGAAGAAATTGAGGATTTCGACAAATCTCAATACGGGCTGATTGAGTTCAGGGCCGACGAAGCAAACGGTCTGGCGTTTGTATGCCTCAATGCCGACGCCCCCGAACTTGAGGATCAGCTAGGCGATTTCGCCAAGCTGCACGCGCCCTGGCCGATGGATACGCTGGTCCCAACGCGGCGCCGATCTTTCGAGGTGAATTGCAACTGGAAGGTCTTTCTCGACGTATTCGACGAGTACTACCACCTGCCATTTGTGCATCCTGATACCGTCAATTCGCTTTATAACCGTCCCAAGCCGGGCGATGACGCCAGAGGTGAATACGCCTCGCAATATGGTGCGACCGAGGGTACGGGCGGCTTGCTTGAGGGCCAACAGGATCACGCGTTTCCGCCGATGCCGGGCCTTGATCCCGCTGTGGCGAATGGTGTGCGCTATACGTGGGTCTTTCCGAACATGGCCTTTGCCGTCGGCCGCGATGCGATCTGGATATACGAGGCCACACCGATCAACGCGCGCCAGTGCCACGTGACCATGACCGCGTGTTTTCCGCGCGAGGTAGTGGCGCAGCCCGGTTTTGACGACAAGGTCGCGCATTATTACGAACGTTTGGATGCGGCCATTGCCGAGGATATTCCTGCACTGCAAAACCAGCAGATCGGCCTCAATTCGCCCTACGCCATGCAGGGCCGCGTTCATCCACTGCTAGAATCAAATGTTGCGTCATTTGCACGTTGGTATGCGCAGCAGCTGATTTGAGAGGCTATCCGCCCTGCCACACCCTTACCTCTCATACGGAGTCTGCTAAACCAGTCCGGAAATGAAAAATCGCGGAGATGACAAATGGATGATGACCTTCGAGGCAAGGGCGAAGCGGCACGACGCGAGGTGCTGGGCGATGCATATGTGGACCGGGCAGTCGACGGCGCGACCGCGTTCTCGCAACCTTTTCAGGATGTACTGAACGAGTATTGCTGGGGCATGGTTTGGAGCGATGACGCCCTTGAGCGTAAACAGCGCAGCCTGATGAACTTGGGAATGCTGGCAGCACTTGGCAGAATGCAGGAATTTCGTACGCATTTTCGCGGTGCAGTCCGCAACGGCGCGACGCAGGACGAATTGCGCGCGGCCCTAACACAGATCGCCGTCTATTGCGGTGTCCCCGCAGGCGTCGAAGCCTTCCGCGCCGCCAATGAGGTCAACGCGCAAATAGCCGAAGAAGCCGCCAAAGGCTCCGGTCAGGAGTAAGTGGGAGGAGGTCGGCAGCGGCTGTAGGGATACGCATATCTCTTATTCGAGCCGCGTGCCTCCTATTCGGTGCAGCGCATCAGTACGTCTACGGCAGTAACGCTCTCGGGATAAATAAAGAGCGGGTTGATTTCGATCTCTTCGATAACGATCTCTCTAGCCAACACATTGCTGCAAAAAAGGTGAAGGATCGACGAGATCTGCCCGAGGTCCGCCGCATCCGAGCCCCGAAACCCTGCAAGCAGTCCAGCGACCTTGAGCGATGCCAGCGCCAGTTCAATATCGCGGGTCACGCAAGGCAGCAAAAGGGTGCGCGCATCTCCAACCAGTTCGACCAGAACACCGCCACTTCCAAGGGTGAGCGCATAGCCGAACTGCGGATCGTGCCTAAGCCCGACGAGCAATTCAGCTAAAGGTCTGGGGGACATGGCTTCGACCAGAAACCTGTCCGTCACCGCTTCGGGGTCGCAGGCGGCGACGCGGGTCCGCATCGTCTGCACGGCGCGCGCCACGGCCACGGCGCTGTCCAGCCCGACCACGACCGCGCCCATCTCGGTCTTGTGGGCCAGCTTTGCGCCCATCATCTTGAGAACGACGGGATAGCCAATGGCCTCTGCGGCGTCGGCTGCGTCTGTGGCGCGGACGACGCGTCCCTTCGGCACGGGCAATCCGGCTGCCTTGACCCACGCTTTTCCTGCGTCTTCGGTCAATATCCGGGATGCCGTGCCTGTCATGCGGACCTCTAGCGGAAGGGGCGGATCACGCATGATCCGATCTCTGGCTGCAGTCCAATCTGCGGCGGCAGCGATGGCATTCAGCGTCTCATGAAGCCCCTGCATGGGGGCGACACCTTTGCCGATCAGGAACTCGCGCGTTTCAGGATCAAGGTTTTCCGGCAAGGTGGCACAAATCGCGGCAGGCACGCCCTGCTCCTTGGCGGCCTCGGCAAAGGCGGCGGCGTCGTTCTGATAATGTATCTTGGAGCCGTCCAGCCCCGGTAGCGGGTAATCCTGCACCAGAAGCGCGGAATCGGCACCTACGGCCTGCATCATAGCGGCAAAGACCGGTTTCGTACGCTCAAACTGTCCCCATATTGGTGTCGTGTAATCCAGAGGGTTCGACACCGTGGCAATGCTGGGAAGCAGTGCCTTTAGGCCCGCTGCCACTTGCGGCGCAATGGCAGGGAATTCCAGCCCAATGCCCTCAGCATGATCTGCCAGCATCGTCGCACCGCCACCTGAGCAAGTGAAACCTGCAACGCGCGGCCCTTTCGGCGCGCCGACGACGCAGAGATACTTCAGCGTCTCCAGCATTTGCGCCGGGCTGGTGACGCTTATGACGCCGGTGCGCTCAAACAGCGCCTGATAGAGTTCCTTTGCACCCGAAAGCGAGCCGGTATGGCTAATCGTTAACGCGCCGCCTATGGCCGAGGTGCCGGTTTTCAGCGCCACAATAGGCGTGCCGCGTGCCAGCGCCCTGAGCGCGGCGCGCTCGAATTTGGGAATATCCTGCAACCCCTCGATATGCAGGCCAATGGCGCGGACGGCCTCGTCATCTGCGAAAAAGTCGACGTAATCCTCCAGCCCCAGGACCGCTTGGTTGCCGGCCGAAACCATGTAAGCCATTGGCAGCGACCGCTGGCTCATCGTGATGTCAGACGACAGCATGCCCGACTGCGTGATGATGGCTGCTCCATAGCCCGGCGACGCGCCACCATGCTCAAAAGACCACAATGCCGAGTTGCCGACATAGTTGATCACGCCATAGCAATTCGGCCCAATCAGAGCCATGTCGCCAACCGCACGCTTAAGCGCCTCTTCGGAGGCGGCACCCTCCGGTCCCGACTCCTTAAAACCAGCCGAATAGCACACCACGCCGCCTGCTCCCATCGCGGCCAACCGCGCCACGGTATCAATCGCAGACGCGACAGGAACGGCGATATATGCCGCATCCGGCGCCTCTGGAAGATCGTCGAGACTGGACAGACAGGGCACGCCGGCTAGTTCAGCGCGGGCCGGATTTACCGCCCAGATCTGGGCGGTAAAACCGCGCCTGCGCGCCTCCCTGATCGCTGTGGCTGCATCCGTCCCACCGATAAACGCGATATGGCGGGGGTTCAAAAGCCGCCCAAAATTGGCACGCTGCTGCGGCGTCATGCCCCCAGCGGCCTCAAGATTGAGCGCGTGATGATATGGCGCTGGATTTCGCTGGTGCCGTCCCAAATACGTTCAAGCCGGGAATCGCGCCACAGGCGGTGGATCGGCAATTCCTCCATCAGGCCCATTCCGCCATAAATCTGCACCGTATCGTCGGCAACCTTGTTCAGCATTTCCGAACAGAAAACCTTGACCATAGCGGCATCGGCATCCTCTAGCTGGCCCGCATCGGCGCGCTGCACGGCGTCGGCGACCAGCAGGTCGGCGGCCCTCAGCCCAATGGCCATGTCTGCCAGCCGAAATCCAGTCGCCTGAAAGGTGCCGATGGGCTTGCCAAACTGCTTGCGATTTGCGGCCCAGTCAGTGGCCATTCCCATCAGCCGCTCGGCCTTGCCGCAGCAGGTGGCGCCTACCCAGATACGCCCCATGCCCAGCCATTTGCCAGCCAGCTCTAGCCCGCGCCCCTCCTCGCCCAGGAGCTGTCCCGGCCCCAACCGGACGTTGTCGAAGCTCAACTGAAAATTCTTGTAGCCGCGATAGGAGACGCATTTGTTGCCCTCACGGCACTCAAAGCCGGGGATGCCGATATCGACCAGAAATGCGGTCACACGCTTGCGCGGGCCGCGCTTTGTCTCATCCATTCCGGTCGCTGCGAATACGATAGCAAAATCCGGCATACACGGGCCGGAAATGAAATGCTTGGAGCCATTGAGGATCCAGTCATCGCCATCACGCACCGCGCGCGATTTCATCCCCATCACGTCTGATCCCGCCTCAGGCTCGGTCAGGGCAAACAGCTCACGCTTTTCGCCGGTCACGCACGGGGTCAGGTAACGCTCGATTTGGTCGCCCTCGCAGGCCAGTAGGAGCTCGGTCGGGCGTGCAATCCAGCTGTGTAGCGCATGAGTGGTTTTGCCATACTCCCGCTCGATCACCGCCATTTCGGAATAGTTCAGCCCGCCGCCGCCCACATCCTCGGGCAGGTTCGCGGCGAAAAGGCCGACCTCCTTTGCGCGCGCTTCAATCTGGCGGCCTAGTGCCTCGGGCACCTCTCCGGTGCGGTCAACCATGTCCTCATGCGGATAAATCTCAGCCTCCATAAAATTGCGCACTGTGTTCAGCAGCAATTCAGTCTCATGCGATGTCTGAGTGTTCATCTTTGGCTCCGGTCAAGTGCGTGATTGCCGGGCATTGCGCCGCGATACGAGCGCAAAGACCGCAAAAGCAATCAAGGTGAGGGCGATCAG
It encodes:
- a CDS encoding HD domain-containing protein, giving the protein MQTVKFRKLIDGDREDYEFLEECEITYASQVGTRLLETLEKLESAMSGFQVTRLEHCLQTASRAWRDGADTDWIVSALLHDIGDIHSPYDHDEYAALILRPFVREQCSWTVKQHGEFQKFYYAEQMGKDPNTRERHRENPYFDDCAVFCER
- a CDS encoding carboxymuconolactone decarboxylase family protein, giving the protein MDDDLRGKGEAARREVLGDAYVDRAVDGATAFSQPFQDVLNEYCWGMVWSDDALERKQRSLMNLGMLAALGRMQEFRTHFRGAVRNGATQDELRAALTQIAVYCGVPAGVEAFRAANEVNAQIAEEAAKGSGQE
- a CDS encoding acetate--CoA ligase family protein, with the protein product MTPQQRANFGRLLNPRHIAFIGGTDAATAIREARRRGFTAQIWAVNPARAELAGVPCLSSLDDLPEAPDAAYIAVPVASAIDTVARLAAMGAGGVVCYSAGFKESGPEGAASEEALKRAVGDMALIGPNCYGVINYVGNSALWSFEHGGASPGYGAAIITQSGMLSSDITMSQRSLPMAYMVSAGNQAVLGLEDYVDFFADDEAVRAIGLHIEGLQDIPKFERAALRALARGTPIVALKTGTSAIGGALTISHTGSLSGAKELYQALFERTGVISVTSPAQMLETLKYLCVVGAPKGPRVAGFTCSGGGATMLADHAEGIGLEFPAIAPQVAAGLKALLPSIATVSNPLDYTTPIWGQFERTKPVFAAMMQAVGADSALLVQDYPLPGLDGSKIHYQNDAAAFAEAAKEQGVPAAICATLPENLDPETREFLIGKGVAPMQGLHETLNAIAAAADWTAARDRIMRDPPLPLEVRMTGTASRILTEDAGKAWVKAAGLPVPKGRVVRATDAADAAEAIGYPVVLKMMGAKLAHKTEMGAVVVGLDSAVAVARAVQTMRTRVAACDPEAVTDRFLVEAMSPRPLAELLVGLRHDPQFGYALTLGSGGVLVELVGDARTLLLPCVTRDIELALASLKVAGLLAGFRGSDAADLGQISSILHLFCSNVLAREIVIEEIEINPLFIYPESVTAVDVLMRCTE
- a CDS encoding LysR family transcriptional regulator; this encodes MTSSLPPLSCFRAFEATARHLSFTLAAKEMNVTQSAVSQQVRTLEDRLGQALFDRKT
- a CDS encoding acyl-CoA dehydrogenase family protein translates to MNTQTSHETELLLNTVRNFMEAEIYPHEDMVDRTGEVPEALGRQIEARAKEVGLFAANLPEDVGGGGLNYSEMAVIEREYGKTTHALHSWIARPTELLLACEGDQIERYLTPCVTGEKRELFALTEPEAGSDVMGMKSRAVRDGDDWILNGSKHFISGPCMPDFAIVFAATGMDETKRGPRKRVTAFLVDIGIPGFECREGNKCVSYRGYKNFQLSFDNVRLGPGQLLGEEGRGLELAGKWLGMGRIWVGATCCGKAERLMGMATDWAANRKQFGKPIGTFQATGFRLADMAIGLRAADLLVADAVQRADAGQLEDADAAMVKVFCSEMLNKVADDTVQIYGGMGLMEELPIHRLWRDSRLERIWDGTSEIQRHIITRSILRPLGA
- a CDS encoding LysR substrate-binding domain-containing protein — translated: MFQPARERKTVSVSCTTSFAQLWLVPQLKGFHAAHPDIAVQITSTLWPDDYLTGKTDIEIHFGRTAQMKPKAKLLMPIRFVPVCAPALSGPVADFDDLWKLPLIETVGALYGWSRWTRQFSVSGRQAPAFIVDSMILAQTTAIAGLGVALVSPALCHDALSSDQIHAVLDLPTQVEDCFYFSVMDSAADRPAVKVLCDWLEDAASSH
- a CDS encoding aromatic ring-hydroxylating oxygenase subunit alpha; this translates as MLDRKMSGHTIGAFHTVDDLLANCIAPAERASSLPPTCYSDEAFRKRETAAIFQRKWIGIGHAGRFKKSGDYEAITIADVPLIVLRDKVGKLRAFANSCRHRGARLLEGEGNCRGIKCPFHCWSYKLDGTLVGVPHAEEIEDFDKSQYGLIEFRADEANGLAFVCLNADAPELEDQLGDFAKLHAPWPMDTLVPTRRRSFEVNCNWKVFLDVFDEYYHLPFVHPDTVNSLYNRPKPGDDARGEYASQYGATEGTGGLLEGQQDHAFPPMPGLDPAVANGVRYTWVFPNMAFAVGRDAIWIYEATPINARQCHVTMTACFPREVVAQPGFDDKVAHYYERLDAAIAEDIPALQNQQIGLNSPYAMQGRVHPLLESNVASFARWYAQQLI